The Chanos chanos chromosome 6, fChaCha1.1, whole genome shotgun sequence genome includes a region encoding these proteins:
- the LOC115814936 gene encoding olfactory receptor 52E4-like — translation MSNSTQFTTIILAGYIDIGNIKYFYFTLLTVLYVAIIFANVTLIGLICVERTLHEPMYVLLCSLCVNELYGSTAFFPAFLINLLSSTHEIAIAFCYVQIFSLYTYAAVEYCNLAVMSYDRYVSICYPLQYGNIMTGKNVFILIVLIWMVSFVKFTITLSLNLRLQLCGNILEKVWCDNYLMVKLACSDSTVNNIYGIVALIPSVIVPVVLILYSYIKILKVCLRSSKETTQKAMNTCTPHLVSLMNFSLGCSFEIFQSRFDKVHMPNVLRVVISVYFVICPPLLNPVMYGIRMSKIRKVLSKSVYRIRNSR, via the coding sequence ATGTCTAATTCTACACAGTTCACAACTATTATACTGGCTGGGTACATCGATATtggaaatattaaatatttttattttactctcCTGACTGTGTTATATGTAGCGATTATTTTTGCAAATGTGACACTAATCGGACTTATTTGTGTGGAGAGGACGCTTCATGAGCCCATGTATGTGTTACTTTGCagtttgtgtgttaatgagttATATGGGAGCACAGCATTTTTCCCAGCTTTTTTAATTAACCTTTTATCCAGCACCCATGAAATCGCAATTGCTTTCTGTTATGTACAGATATTTTCTTTGTACACGTACGCAGCTGTTGAATATTGTAATTTAGCTGTTATGTCTTATGATAGATATGTCTCTATTTGTTATCCATTGCAATATGGCAACATCATGACAGGTAAAAACgtgtttattttaattgtacTGATATGGATGGTATCGTTTGTCAAATTCACCATTACTCTCTCTTTGAATTTACGTTTACAGTTGTGTGGTAATATTCTAGAGAAAGTATGGTGTGACAATTATCTCATGGTCAAACTGGCTTGCTCTGATTCAACAGTCAATAACATTTATGGGATCGTTGCTCTCATCCCATCTGTAATTGTTCCAGTGGTCCTCATTTTGTACTCGTATATTAAGATTTTGAAAGTCTGTTTAAGGTCTTCCAAAGAGACCACACAAAAGGCCATGAATACCTGTACACCTCACCTTGTGTCACTAATGAATTTCTCTTTAGGATGTTCCTTTGAAATCTTCCAAAGTAGATTTGATAAAGTACATATGCCTAATGTTTTACGCGTTGTAATCTCTGTTTACTTTGTGATTTGCCCTCCTCTGCTCAATCCTGTGATGTATGGAATAAGGATGAGTAAAATTAGAAAAGTGTTAAGCAAATCAGTCTACCGCATAAGGAACTCTCGCTAA
- the LOC115814937 gene encoding olfactory receptor 52E4-like, with product MNMSNSNIILILTAYGPPGPLNYGVFFVIFVLYLATVFSNLTLMLVILFDPSLHKPMYIFLFNLAINGLIGSTAVCPKIMQYLLEDLKTMSLSSCLLEVFFINVYATCAYAILTVMAYDRYVCICKPLQYHSIMTPANVRLLLGVVYIFPLCSFAVQVCLTSRLPMCKYTMNKLFCDNLAVVNLACLKTALDNLYGLWLIIVFIILPLFLVVLSYIRILIVSTKASESAQMKALKTCGPHLITFINFSSAILFSVIYNRFNEYLSNQINIFMSVHFILVPPLLHPLIYGMRTQEIKRSITKILQKKVLHWNFI from the coding sequence ATGAATATGTCTAAttcaaatatcattttgattctCACTGCATATGGACCTCCAGGACCACTGAATTATGGAGTTTTCTTCGTTATATTTGTGCTTTACCTTGCCACAGTATTTTCAAACTTAACTCTAATGCTGGTCATCTTATTTGATCCAAGTCTCCATAAACCAATGTACATATTTCTGTTCAACCTGGCAATCAATGGTCTGATTGGGAGCACTGCTGTCTGTCCTAAAATTATGCAATATCTTCTTGAAGACTTGAAGACCATGTCCCTCAGTAGCTGCTTACTGGAAGTgttttttataaatgtgtatgCGACATGTGCATATGCAATATTAACTGTGATGGCATATGACAGATATGTTTGCATTTGTAAGCCATTGCAATACCATAGTATCATGACTCCAGCTAATGTCAGACTTCTTCTTGGTGTGgtgtatattttccctttatGTTCTTTTGCTGTACAAGTTTGTCTCACGTCAAGGTTACCCATGTGTAAGTATACAATGAATAAGCTTTTCTGTGACAATCTGGCAGTGGTCAATCTAGCTTGTTTGAAAACCGCTCTTGACAACCTGTATGGCTTATGGttgattattgtttttattattcttcctctcttcttagTAGTGCTGTCATATATCAGAATATTAATTGTAAGCACTAAAGCATCAGAAAGTGCACAAATGAAAGCACTAAAAACTTGTGGCCCACATTTGATCACCTTCATCAACTTCTCCTCTGCCATCCTTTTCTCTGTAATATATAATCGGTTCAATGAATATCTCTCAAATCagataaatatttttatgtctgtgCATTTTATTCTGGTCCCACCGCTTCTGCATCCTCTCATATATGGCATGAGAACTCAGGAGATCAAGAGAAGTATCACAAAAATACTGCAGAAGAAGGTTTTGCATTGGAATTTCATTTGA
- the LOC115814938 gene encoding olfactory receptor 52E4-like — translation MNMTNSNFSLILTAYGPPGPLNYGVFLVTLVLYLATVFSNLTLMLVILFDPSLHKPMYIFLFNLAIDGLIGSSVVCPVIMQYLLEDLKTMSLTSCLLQVFFINVYGSWVYAMLTVMAYDRYVCICKPLQYHSIMTPTKVRLLLGVVYIFPLCSFAVQVCLTSRLPMCKYTMNKLFCDNLAVVNLACIKPALDNVYGLLLFVMFAVLPLLLVVLSYIRILIVSTKASENAKTKALKICAPHLITFINFSSAIFFSIVFNRFNDYVPNEINVFISLHVFMSPPLLHPLIYGIRTQEIRKSITKILRRNVFALDFQPA, via the coding sequence ATGAATATGACCAATTCAAATTTCAGCTTGATTCTCACTGCATATGGACCTCCAGGACCACTGAATTATGGAGTTTTCCTTGTTACACTTGTACTTTACCTTGCCACAGTATTTTCAAATTTGACTTTAATGTTGGTCATCTTATTTGATCCAAGTCTCCATAAGCCAATGTACATATTTCTGTTCAACCTGGCAATTGATGGGTTGATTGGGAGCTCTGTTGTCTGTCCTGTAATTATGCAATATCTTCTTGAGGACTTGAAGACAATGTCCCTCACAAGTTGCTTACTCCAAGTgttttttataaatgtgtatgGATCTTGGGTGTATGCAATGTTAACTGTGATGGCATATGACAGATATGTTTGCATTTGTAAGCCATTGCAGTATCATAGTATCATGACTCCAACTAAAGTCAGACTTCTTCTTGGTGTGgtgtatattttccctttatGTTCTTTTGCTGTACAGGTCTGTCTCACTTCAAGGTTACCTATGTGTAAGTATACAATGAATAAGCTTTTCTGTGATAATTTGGCAGTGGTCAATCTAGCCTGCATAAAACCTGCTCTTGACAATGTGTATGGTTTATTGCTGTTTGTTATGTTTGCTGTTCTTCCTCTCTTGTTAGTTGTACTATCATATATCAGAATATTAATTGTAAGTACTAAAGCATCAGAAAATGCTAAAACGAAAGCACTGAAAATATGCGCACCTCATTTAATAACTTTCATTAATTTCTCCTCTGCcatctttttttctattgtgtTTAATCGTTTCAATGACTATGTGCCAAATGAGataaatgtgttcatttcattGCATGTTTTTATGAGTCCACCCCTTCTACATCCACTCATCTATGGCATAAGAACACAGGAGATCAGAAAAAGTATTACGAAGATTCTGAGGAGAAATGTTTTTGCCTTAGATTTCCAACCAGCCTGA
- the LOC115814939 gene encoding olfactory receptor 52E4-like, protein MNLTDSNITFILSAYGPPGPLNYGVFLLMLALYLATVFSNLTLMLVISSDSSLHKPMYIFLFNLAINGLMGSSAVCPAIMQYLLVGLKTISFKNCLMQMFFINVYGSCAYAILTVMAYDRYVCICKPLQYHTIMTPTKVRLLLSVVYIFPVCLFTVQVCLTSRLPMCKYTMYKLFCDNLTLVSLACVKTALDNLFGLWLFFLFAVLPLLSVVLSYIKILTVSFKASGNAQAKALKTCAPHLITFINFSSAILFSVVYHRFNDYVTNEINALMSVHYILIPPLLHPLIYGMKTHEIKKSFTKILRKNIFAINLSFGRPNNMVFSFLLVKT, encoded by the coding sequence ATGAATCTGACTGATTCAAATatcactttcattctctctgcatATGGACCTCCAGGACCACTAAATTATGGAGTTTTCTTGTTGATGCTTGCACTATACCTTGCCACAGTATTTTCAAACTTGACTTTAATGCTGGTCATCTCCTCTGATTCAAGTCTCCATAAGCCAATGTATATTTTTCTGTTCAACCTGGCAATTAATGGACTGATGGGGAGTTCAGCTGTCTGTCCTGCCATTATGCAATATCTTCTTGTGGGACTTAAGACAATATCCTTTAAAAATTGtttaatgcaaatgtttttcataaatgtgtatGGATCTTGTGCCTATGCAATATTAACTGTGATGGCATATGACAGATATGTTTGCATTTGTAAGCCATTACAGTATCACACTATCATGACTCCAACTAAAGTCAGACTTCTTCTTAGTGTGGTGTACATTTTCCCtgtatgtttatttactgtACAGGTCTGTCTCACTTCAAGGTTACCTATGTGTAAGTATACAATGTATAAACTTTTCTGTGACAATTTGACACTTGTCAGTTTAGCCTGTGTGAAAACTGCTCTTGACAACCTCTTTGGCCTATGGCTTTTTTTCCTATTTGCTGTTCTCCCTCTGCTGTCTGTCGTGCTAtcatatattaaaatattaactgTAAGTTTCAAAGCATCAGGCAATGCTCAAGCGAAAGCGCTGAAAACATGTGCACCCCATTTGATTACTTTCATTAATTTCTCCTCTGCAatccttttctctgttgtgtacCATCGTTTCAATGACTATGTAACAAATGAGATCAATGCCTTGATGTCAGTACATTATATCTTGATTCCACCACTACTACACCCACTCATCTATGGCATGAAAACTCATGAGATCAAAAAAAGTTTCACGAAGATCTTgaggaaaaatatttttgcGATTAATCTTTCTTTTGGCAGGCCAAATAAtatggttttcagtttcttgctaGTAAAAACTTAG
- the LOC115814941 gene encoding olfactory receptor 11A1-like: MSREENSTKVSSFVLVIYDDVGEMRYVYFTIFILIYIAIIFSNASLIGIICLRRTLHEPMYLFLCNLSVNDLYGSTALFPSMLIHLLSDYHTIPYASCFIQIFCLYTYCATELSTLAVISYDRYMSICYPLQYLRLITPCKVYILIFLTWLFSFAIVLTTISLSFSLQLCGNMIDRVYCDNFLVVRQACSDTTVNNIYGLFITVVVIGVTFSPILYSYIRILNICLRSSKEQKQKALNTCIPHIASLLNFSVGVLFVVIQGRYDLRHLPVVIRIVISVYFPACTPLFNPVMYGVRMTKIREEFKNVFNSKRYPISLFWCK, from the coding sequence ATGAGCAGAGAGGAAAATTCAACTAAGGTTTCATCATTTGTACTTGTGATATATGATGATGTAGGTGAAATGAGATATGTTTATTtcaccattttcattttgatatatATTGCAATAATATTTTCAAATGCATCTCTTATTGGAATCATATGTTTAAGGAGAACTCTGCATGAGCCtatgtatctgtttctgtgcaaTTTATCAGTTAATGATTTGTATGGTAGTACTGCTTTGTTCCCATCTATGTTAATTCATCTACTGTCAGACTACCATACAATTCCTTATGCTTCTTGTTTTATTCAGATTTTTTGTCTGTACACATATTGTGCAACTGAGCTTTCTACTTTAGCTGTTATTTCTTATGACAGGTATATGTCTATATGCTATCCTTTACAATACCTAAGATTAATAACACCTTGTAAAgtgtatattttaattttccTGACATGGTTGTTTTCTTTCGCCATAGTCCTCACTACTATCTCCTTAAGTTTTAGTTTACAACTTTGTGGAAATATGATAGACAGAGTTTATTGTGACAACTTCCTAGTGGTCAGACAAGCCTGCTCAGATACAACGGTAAATAATATATACGGACTGTTCATCACAGTTGTGGTTATAGGTGTAACATTCAGCCCCATTTTGTACTCCTATATCAGAATTCTCAATATTTGCCTGAGGTCCAGcaaggaacaaaaacagaaagctctGAACACTTGTATCCCACACATTGCTTCACTGCTCAACTTTTCAGTGGGTGTTCTGTTTGTGGTCATCCAGGGCAGATATGATTTGCGTCACTTACCTGTTGTTATTCGCATAGTCATCTCAGTGTATTTCCCAGCATGTACACCTCTTTTTAATCCTGTTATGTATGGTGTGAGGATGACCAAAATCAGAGAggaatttaaaaatgtcttcaACTCTAAGAGGTATCCCATTTCATTATTTTGGTGCAAGTAA
- the LOC115814942 gene encoding olfactory receptor 11A1-like, whose product MHREENSTKFPSFVLVIYDDVGEMRYVYFTIFILIYIAIIFSNASLIGIICLRRTLHEPMYLFLCSLSVNDLYGSTALFPSMLNHLLSDYHTISYASCFIQIFCLYTCCATELCNLAVISYDRYMSICYPLQYLRLITPCKVYILILLTWLYSFTIVLTTISLSFSLQLCGNVIDRVYCDNFLVVRQACSDTTVNNIYGLFITVVVIGVTFSPILYSYIRILNICLRSSKEQKQKALNTCIPHIASLLNFSVGILFVVIQGRYDLRHLPVVIRIVISVYFPACTPLFNPVMYGVRMTKIREEFKKVFNSKSSAFINMDVSGGHDQISRQASAHVCKFLSRGFAVQHSGELENCY is encoded by the exons atgcacagagaggaaaattcAACTAAGTTTCCATCATTTGTACTAGTGATATATGATGATGTAGGTGAAATGAGATATGTTTATTtcaccattttcattttgatatatATTGCAATAATATTTTCAAATGCATCTCTTATTGGAATCATATGTTTAAGGAGAACTCTGCATGAGCCTATGTATCTTTTTCTGTGCAGTTTATCAGTTAATGATTTATATGGTAGTACTGCTTTGTTCCCATCTATGTTAAATCATCTACTGTCAGACTACCATACAATTTCTTATGCTTCTTGTTTTATTCAGATTTTTTGTCTGTATACATGTTGTGCAACTGAGCTTTGTAATTTAGCAGTTATTTCTTATGACAGGTATATGTCTATATGCTATCCTTTACAGTACTTAAGATTAATAACACCTTGTAAAgtgtatattttaattttactgaCATGGTTGTATTCTTTTACCATAGTCCTCACTACTATCTCCTTAAGTTTTAGTTTACAACTTTGTGGAAATGTGATAGACAGAGTTTATTGTGACAACTTCCTAGTGGTCAGACAAGCCTGCTCAGATACAACAGTAAATAATATATATGGACTGTTTATCACAGTTGTGGTTATAGGTGTAACATTCAGCCCCATTTTGTACTCCTATATCAGAATTCTCAATATTTGCCTGAGGTCCAGcaaggaacaaaaacagaaagctctGAACACTTGTATCCCACACATTGCTTCACTGCTCAACTTTTCAGTGGGTATTCTGTTTGTGGTCATCCAGGGTAGATATGATTTGCGTCACTTACCTGTTGTTATTCGCATAGTCATCTCAGTGTATTTCCCAGCATGTACACCTCTTTTTAATCCTGTTATGTATGGTGTGAGGATGACCAAAATCAGAGAGGAATTTAAAAAAGTCTTCAACTCTAAGAG CTCAGCATTTATCAATATGGACGTGAGCGGTGGCCACGATCAAATCTCACGGCAGGCCTCAGCTCACGTATGCAAGTTTCTGAGTCGTGGATTTGCGGTGCAGCATAGTGGCGAGTTGGAGAATTGTTATTAG